In a genomic window of Candidatus Hydrogenedentota bacterium:
- a CDS encoding tetratricopeptide repeat protein: MGKRHNALILTALVAAVSALSGCVTTGPVAAGGGGESAKEAHSTSGAGAAKELAVARRMVKGGQYSLVIPRLQQIATRYPGDKSGIEARHLLGVAYYKVGEYNQSLENFNQYVALSPDGEYAEDSREYISRLTAERSTQGLPPEAEAKIAEYKGQYAASPDNMSLGLQLANLYWDTGRYAEAGGVYRELLGRWPQLKDDTVIRTRMSRGNDGVWTVLDPAEAERRFREADPLAIFNVAAFRSGRFEGWPAVATQRYYNVAGQAANRSSSQLADVRVIVTIYGFGQMVYDTQTVSLGTLQPGEVRAFSAQFSRFDDINNVVRHECLGTFRR, translated from the coding sequence TTGGGCAAACGACACAACGCATTGATTTTGACGGCCTTAGTGGCGGCGGTGTCCGCCCTTTCGGGCTGTGTCACGACGGGGCCGGTTGCGGCCGGGGGCGGCGGCGAGTCCGCAAAGGAGGCCCATTCCACATCGGGCGCGGGGGCGGCGAAGGAGCTTGCCGTTGCGCGCAGGATGGTGAAGGGCGGCCAGTATTCCCTGGTGATCCCGCGCCTTCAGCAGATAGCGACGCGGTATCCCGGCGACAAGTCGGGGATCGAGGCTCGGCACCTGCTGGGCGTGGCCTATTACAAGGTCGGCGAGTACAACCAGTCGCTGGAGAATTTCAACCAGTACGTCGCGCTGTCCCCGGACGGGGAATATGCCGAGGACAGCCGGGAATACATAAGCCGCCTGACGGCGGAACGGTCCACGCAGGGTTTGCCGCCGGAGGCCGAGGCCAAGATTGCGGAATACAAAGGACAGTATGCCGCGTCCCCGGACAACATGTCGCTGGGGCTTCAACTGGCGAACCTTTACTGGGACACCGGGAGGTATGCGGAGGCGGGGGGGGTGTACCGGGAACTGCTCGGCCGCTGGCCGCAGTTGAAAGACGACACGGTGATTCGGACGCGGATGTCCCGGGGCAACGACGGCGTGTGGACAGTGCTTGATCCCGCGGAGGCGGAGCGCCGTTTCCGGGAGGCGGACCCGCTGGCCATATTCAATGTGGCGGCGTTCCGTAGCGGGCGCTTCGAGGGGTGGCCGGCGGTGGCGACGCAGCGTTATTACAACGTGGCGGGCCAGGCGGCGAACCGCAGTTCGTCCCAGCTTGCGGACGTGCGCGTGATCGTGACGATATACGGGTTTGGCCAGATGGTGTACGACACCCAGACGGTATCGCTGGGAACGCTTCAGCCGGGCGAAGTGCGGGCTTTCAGCGCGCAGTTTTCGCGGTTTGACGACATCAACAAC